tttttttgagtcaCGGGAGTCACTGAAGCTGATGGTGGGTGGCTTTTACAGATTACCTGAAACATCGATGCAAATAAGAAGGGTACCGTACCCCGCAAACTGGCTATTTTGATGATGACAGGGAAGACTCTCTCTACTGTTACCATCTTGCATCTTTTGCTAATCGTTTCAAAAATCTTATCATTACCAAGAAAGCTTTATTAGGGGTGGGAAGGGAAAGGTCTTTCAAAGAGATCAACTAACAGGGTAAAAAATGGCCAATTCTCATTGAAAGAAATGGTTGGGGAGTTCCGTCAGGACACGACTAGGCCTCCTTTTTGAAAAGCCTAATTTTATTGGAACTTTTTCTTAATGCACCGACAANACTGAAGCTGATGGTGGGTGGCTTTTACAGATTACCTGAAACATCGATGCAAATAAGAAGGGTACCGTACCCCGCAAACTGGCTATTTTGATGATGACAGGGAAGACTCTCTCTACTGTTACCATCTTGCATCTTTTGCTAATCGTTTCAAAAATCTTATCATTACCAAGAAAGCTTTATTAGGGGTGGGAAGGGAAAGGTCTTTCAAAGAGATGAACTAATAGGGTAAAAAATGGCCAATTCTCATTGAAAGAAATGGTTGGGGAGTTCCGTCAGGACACGACTAGGCCTCTTTGAAAAGCCTAATTTTATTGGAACTTTTTCTTAATGCAACCGACAGGCATTAATGCAAAGGGCGGattttttgttcatcaaaattttcagtCCAGATTCAAGACGAGCTTGACATGCATGGCAGATATGAAATGCATTGATTAAACTacaaatttctttcattttccacCTTCCCGCACCCCTAACTTATTTATGAAAGAAAGTAAGAGGTCCTATTAACTTCTAGAATCAATGAAATAACATCGATTTTGACTTAGTTAGCTACAACAAGAAGCCATACAAAGTACACTGCATCCCCATTCTAGAGTTCAATTTAGGCCAATTTTGCTgataactaattcaaacaaaattgaattacaAACTTTAGTCTTGTAACTTATTTTCgttgacaaaagaaaaattgaatgtcgaaaattgaaatgaaagttTAATCTATTAAACagttttgaaagttaaaaagagATTAACTAAATACATAGAAACCAAAtttaagaggaaaaaaaaaacatttatttgtaAGTTCATTCTGCCACTCATTTCACAATGGCAACCCACATGCCAACCAAATCGTGAGTAATGGTCTACTAAGAAGTATTTTTCAAGAGTAACTCATTTCACAATGGCAACCCACATGCCAACCAAATCGTGAGTAATGGTCTACTAAGAAGTATTTTTCAAGAGTAACAGTTGGTGCATGTTTGACTGGACCCATTTTTGTGGGTTAAGTCACAATCGTATTAGAAAAAAGTAATTTGTGACTCATATTGTGTACAAGAGTGGTGGTGGCATGCAAGTGTCGTGTCAGTAATGTGTGACCAAAGAAGACaatgcatcatctaacacaccaagaagaagataatgcatcatctaacacaccaaGAAAAGTGAGCAAATTCGTCAAACTCAAATGCAAGCAAGAATAGAGCAACATTCATGTCAAGAGTTTAGAGATGACTTCAATGAAGGTCGAAATGAATCTCCAAGCCATAACCTTGAAAGTCAAAGTTTTGTCATGAGTTTTGCTCTAgagtgaacaaaaaaaaaaggcaaaaacaAATTCAGCATAAAGTGTTCATCGTTGTCCGACTTAAAAGAAGGGGTTTATGTTGTCTGCTTTAAAGGCTTTCCTCTTACTTCCGTGGGTGGGAAAGTCTAGACTAGGATCGATGAAGTTCACATTAATATAGATGTAACCTCACTAGAGTCAAACCAACACCAAACAAACATTCCAATTGTGGCCATTTTGAAGTGCATGGtgtcaaatcaaaatattaacatCAAAGTTTGTTGTGAGTTTTGAAAGCATGACTGACCTCTAAATCTTTTACCCTGGCACCAGAACTGAAGAAACACAATGCTTTTCCGTATATCTTTGTGGCAACAATGAATAATACCTTAAAGTAAGAATGGTTGGTTGCTGACTCCTTCAGCAACACAAATCTGAAAGGTAACCGATAACGAATCAACTGAATGGAAATTAAGCTATATGTCATTAGTAGTAGATGAGCCAGAAGCACGCACCTTATATTAAAATGGCTGAGTAGCTCCGTTGATGGTGATCGTATAAAAAAGACCTGTAGCCTATCCAAAAGTATTAAGGAGAACAGGATTGCTACCTGTAGTTCAACGATAAAACAAGAGTGAATAAATCATTGTAAACtgtaaacaaaatgaaatcgaTTCCACAAGTAAGCACTCTCACTATTGCTGGTCAAAATTATGGGTTCCTGTGTCAGCAATCTCTTGAATTGCAGAAACAAAACCAGGATCCTCAAGAAAAATGATATCCACGTCCtctaaaagaattaaaaggcTTAGCTTCAACTTGGTTGCTGGGGCTTACAGATGCGATGAATTCAAATTCTCCAACACCTTTAATGTAATCTTTAGAATCATCGTCTGATGAAGGGATAAGTTCAATCACCTTAGTCGCTAAACATTTGGATGGTGTACTCTCTTGAAGAGAACAACATTTCCCAATAAAATTGTTCCTCGACCCCTGGAAATGTTTTACTGACCTATAATATAATCATCTTTTCAGTCATTATTAAAGAGATTTATGGCCAGCGAAAAGGAGAATTTGATAAAGAGCTA
The sequence above is drawn from the Cucurbita pepo subsp. pepo cultivar mu-cu-16 unplaced genomic scaffold, ASM280686v2 Cp4.1_scaffold000693, whole genome shotgun sequence genome and encodes:
- the LOC111785738 gene encoding uncharacterized protein LOC111785738 isoform X4, giving the protein MIGEALQSHQLKWSVKHFQGSRNNFIGKCCSLQESTPSKCLATKVAILFSLILLDRLQVFFIRSPSTELLSHFNIRFVLLKESATNHSYFKVLFIVATKIYGKALCFFSSGARVKDLEVEVEALVIQGPKLETILSQVKKLEASVLVVPQKKPSLFGCFCGTSISEQLVEQCISHADCCTIGVRKQSNGMGGYLINTRWQKNFWLLA
- the LOC111785738 gene encoding uncharacterized protein LOC111785738 isoform X2 — protein: MIREVSLVSKEMISLKNILLITGASVIQSGAVLEHMIGEALQSHQLKWSVKHFQGSRNNFIGKCCSLQESTPSKCLATKVAILFSLILLDRLQVFFIRSPSTELLSHFNIRFVLLKESATNHSYFKVLFIVATKIYGKALCFFSSGARVKDLEVICKSHPPSASVTPVTQKKKVLNHGFVFITLSHLNPIPFQLSFSLSLSPTSKKLKILYNQPTTIFLVKRGSIFKATKGEREA